A single window of Mycolicibacterium madagascariense DNA harbors:
- a CDS encoding decaprenylphospho-beta-D-erythro-pentofuranosid-2-ulose 2-reductase, with product MVFDAVGNPQAILVLGGTSEIGLAIAERYLRDASARVILADLPNHPRKDDAIAAMTSAGAKSVEWVDFDGVAADTHPAVIEQAFSGGDVDVAIVAFGLLGEAEDLWQDQRKAVQIAQINYTAAVSVGVLLGERMRAQGSGRIIAMSSAAGERVRRSNFVYGSTKAGLDGFYLGLGEALREYGVHVLVIRPGQVRTKTTIDYLAATGAKEAPFTVDKEYVAELAVTSSAKGKELVWAPGAFRYVMMVLRHVPRPIFRKLPI from the coding sequence ATGGTCTTCGACGCCGTGGGCAATCCGCAGGCCATCCTCGTCCTCGGCGGTACGTCCGAGATCGGGCTGGCCATCGCCGAGCGCTATCTGCGCGACGCGTCGGCCCGGGTCATCCTCGCCGACCTGCCGAACCATCCCCGTAAGGACGACGCCATCGCCGCCATGACGTCGGCGGGCGCGAAGTCCGTCGAATGGGTCGACTTCGACGGCGTCGCGGCCGACACCCACCCCGCGGTGATCGAGCAGGCCTTCAGCGGTGGTGACGTCGACGTGGCGATCGTGGCGTTCGGTCTGCTGGGTGAGGCCGAGGACCTGTGGCAGGACCAGCGCAAGGCCGTACAGATCGCCCAGATCAACTACACGGCCGCCGTATCCGTCGGCGTGCTGCTCGGCGAACGGATGCGTGCGCAGGGGTCCGGGCGCATCATCGCGATGAGCAGTGCCGCCGGTGAGCGCGTGCGGCGGTCCAACTTCGTCTACGGCTCCACCAAGGCCGGGCTCGACGGCTTCTACCTCGGCCTGGGAGAAGCGTTGCGCGAGTACGGAGTTCACGTGCTGGTGATCCGCCCGGGCCAGGTGCGCACCAAGACGACGATCGACTACCTGGCGGCCACCGGCGCCAAGGAGGCGCCGTTCACCGTCGACAAGGAGTATGTCGCCGAACTGGCGGTGACCTCGTCGGCCAAGGGCAAGGAACTGGTGTGGGCGCCAGGGGCGTTCCGCTACGTGATGATGGTGCTGCGCCACGTGCCGCGGCCGATCTTCCGCAAGCTCCCGATCTGA
- a CDS encoding galactan 5-O-arabinofuranosyltransferase yields the protein MLVAVVIATAVTGIALRAIARVNWPAFNSSNQLHALTTVGQFACLVGIFAAGWLWRRGWRWLARAGAVVFLAGLSAVTLAMPLGATKLYLFGVSVDQQFRTEYLTRLTDTAVPHDMTYLGLPPYYPPGWFWLGGRYAHLTGTPAWEAFKPWSIISITAAIVVAFVVWAAMIRFELALVIATATAAATLAYASAEPYSAIITVLLPPVFVLAWSGLGGGTRSGGWAAVVGAGLFLGLAALFYTLLFGYAAFTLAIMAVLLAVARRRWDPVLRLLVVALIAGAIALVGWGPYLLAAAHGSPADKGTAQHYLPSDGAQLTFPMLDFTLLGALCMIGTLWLVVRARSSTRAGALAVAVLAVYGWSLLSMLTTLLGTTLLSFRLVPTLTVLLTAAGAFGVVETILAIAARYRPQTGRRIVAAGAAVGALGAMTFTQDIPDVLRPDIVVAYTDTDGTGQRADRRPPGAEQYYRDVDATIGRVTGRPRDQTVVMTADYSFLAYYPYYGFQGLTSHYANPLAQFKERSAAIEGWATITRPADFVAALDTLPWAPPTVFLMRHGANDTYTLRLASDVYPNQPNVRRYQVALDAALFDDSHWAVSDIGPFVLAIRR from the coding sequence ATGCTCGTCGCCGTGGTGATCGCCACTGCGGTGACCGGGATCGCGCTGCGCGCCATCGCCAGGGTGAACTGGCCGGCGTTCAACTCGTCCAATCAACTCCATGCCCTCACCACCGTGGGCCAATTCGCTTGTCTGGTCGGCATATTCGCGGCCGGCTGGCTGTGGCGCAGGGGGTGGCGCTGGCTGGCGCGCGCGGGTGCGGTGGTGTTCCTGGCGGGGTTGTCGGCCGTCACGCTGGCGATGCCGCTGGGGGCGACCAAGCTCTACCTGTTCGGCGTCTCGGTCGACCAGCAGTTCCGGACCGAGTACCTCACCCGCCTGACCGACACCGCCGTGCCGCACGACATGACGTACCTCGGGCTGCCGCCGTACTACCCGCCCGGCTGGTTCTGGCTCGGGGGGAGGTACGCCCACCTGACGGGCACGCCCGCCTGGGAGGCGTTCAAACCGTGGTCGATCATCTCGATCACCGCGGCAATCGTCGTCGCATTCGTGGTGTGGGCGGCCATGATTCGGTTCGAACTGGCCCTGGTGATCGCGACCGCGACGGCGGCGGCCACCCTCGCCTACGCGTCCGCCGAGCCCTATTCGGCCATCATCACGGTGCTGTTGCCGCCGGTGTTCGTCCTGGCGTGGTCGGGGCTGGGCGGCGGCACCCGATCCGGCGGCTGGGCGGCCGTCGTCGGCGCCGGGCTCTTCCTCGGATTGGCCGCCCTGTTCTACACGCTGCTGTTCGGCTACGCCGCGTTCACGCTCGCCATCATGGCGGTGCTGTTGGCCGTGGCCAGACGCCGGTGGGACCCGGTGCTGCGCCTCCTCGTCGTCGCGCTCATCGCAGGAGCCATCGCGCTGGTGGGCTGGGGGCCGTATCTGCTCGCCGCCGCGCACGGCAGCCCCGCCGACAAGGGGACCGCACAGCACTACCTGCCGAGCGACGGTGCGCAGCTGACGTTTCCGATGCTGGACTTCACCCTCCTCGGCGCGCTCTGCATGATCGGGACGCTGTGGCTCGTCGTGCGGGCCCGCAGTTCGACGCGGGCCGGGGCGCTGGCCGTGGCCGTCCTCGCGGTCTACGGCTGGTCGCTGCTGTCGATGCTCACCACGCTGCTGGGCACCACGCTGCTGTCCTTCCGGCTGGTGCCGACGCTGACGGTCCTGCTCACCGCCGCGGGTGCGTTCGGCGTCGTCGAGACCATCCTGGCGATCGCCGCGCGGTACCGCCCGCAGACGGGGCGGCGCATCGTGGCGGCGGGGGCTGCGGTCGGCGCCCTCGGCGCCATGACGTTCACCCAGGACATCCCCGACGTCCTGCGCCCCGACATCGTGGTCGCCTACACCGACACCGACGGCACCGGCCAACGCGCCGACCGCCGACCCCCTGGGGCCGAGCAGTACTACCGCGACGTCGATGCGACGATCGGCCGGGTGACCGGCAGGCCCCGCGACCAGACCGTCGTGATGACCGCGGACTACAGCTTCCTCGCCTACTACCCCTACTACGGGTTCCAGGGTCTGACGTCGCACTACGCCAATCCACTCGCGCAGTTCAAGGAGCGCTCGGCGGCCATCGAGGGCTGGGCGACCATCACTAGGCCCGCCGACTTCGTCGCCGCGCTCGACACGCTGCCGTGGGCGCCCCCGACGGTGTTCCTCATGCGGCACGGCGCCAACGACACCTACACGCTGCGGCTGGCCAGCGACGTCTACCCGAACCAGCCGAACGTGCGGCGCTATCAGGTGGCGCTCGACGCCGCGCTGTTCGACGATTCGCACTGGGCGGTGTCCGACATCGGGCCCTTCGTCCTGGCAATCCGACGGTAA
- a CDS encoding arabinosyltransferase domain-containing protein — protein sequence MSGDGATAGGHHRTARLIAIVAGLLGAALAIATPFLPVTQTTAQLNWPQNGLLQSVDAPLIGYVPTDLQVSIPCRAAAGLVGPRTVLLSTVPKQAPKAVDRGLLIERVGGDLLVIVRNTPVVTAPLTQVLSPACQRLTFTAHAERVTGEFVGLVQGPDADGGAKPGDPLRGERSGYDFRPQIVGVFTDLSGPAPPGLTFSATIDSRYSTSPTLLKLVAMIVGIAMTVLALGALHVLDTADGMRHRRFLPPRWWSMKPLDVVVTVVLVWWHFVGANTSDDGYILTMARVSEHAGYMANYYRWFGTPESPFGWYYDLLALWAHVSTASVWVRLPTLVMALACWWVISREVIPRLGHAVKTSRAAAWTAAGMFLAFWLPLDNGLRPEPIIALGILLTWCSVERGVATSRLLPVAIAIIIGALTLFSGPTGIAAVGALLVAIGPLKTIVAAHTSRFGRLALLAPILSAATVTIFLIFRDQTFTAEVQASLFKSAVGPSLAWFDEHIRYERLFMASPDGSVARRFAVLALLLALAVSVAMSLRKGRIPGTAQGPSRRIIGITIISFLAMMFTPTKWTHHFGVFAGLAGSLGALAAVAVMSTAMTSRRNRTIFAATVLFMTAFSFASVNGWWYVSNFGVPWSNAFPQYKFGFTTILLGLSVLTLLLAAWLHFTGRGDSPPSRPRRWSWVAQAPLTIAVWALVVFEVASLTIGMITQYPAWSVGRSNLEALTGKTCGLATDVLVEQDPNAGMLTPVSVPAGLALGATTAQGFSPNGIPADVSADPVAEPQGSGNFADTDGSVVSGGEPGTEGGTTARAGINGSRARLPYDLDPARTPVMGSWRSGPQQPAQLRSAWYRLPDRSQAGPLLVVAAAGRFDYGEVLVQWATDAQAAAGQPGGSTGLGDVGAVPAWRNLRVPMSAIPKEATQVRLSVSDDDLAPQHWIAVTPPRIPKLQTLQDVVGSTDPVLLDWLVGLAFPCQRPFGHQNGVTEVPKWRILPDRFGAEANSPVMDYLGGGPLGITELLVRAEPVPTYLRDDWFRDWGALQRLVRWYPSAQPARLDLGTATRSGWWTPGPLRLS from the coding sequence GTGAGCGGCGACGGAGCGACGGCGGGAGGCCATCACCGGACCGCCCGGCTCATCGCGATCGTCGCAGGCCTGCTGGGTGCGGCGCTGGCCATCGCCACCCCGTTCCTGCCCGTCACGCAGACCACCGCCCAGCTGAACTGGCCGCAGAACGGGCTCCTGCAGAGCGTCGACGCGCCGCTCATCGGCTACGTCCCGACCGACCTGCAGGTGTCGATCCCGTGCCGTGCCGCCGCCGGTCTCGTCGGACCCCGCACCGTCCTGCTGTCGACGGTGCCCAAGCAGGCGCCCAAGGCCGTCGACCGCGGCCTGCTGATCGAACGCGTCGGCGGGGACCTCCTGGTCATCGTGCGCAACACCCCCGTCGTCACGGCGCCGCTGACGCAGGTGCTCAGCCCGGCGTGTCAGCGGCTGACGTTCACCGCGCACGCCGAGCGGGTCACGGGTGAATTCGTCGGCCTCGTCCAGGGACCCGACGCCGACGGTGGCGCCAAGCCCGGCGATCCGCTGCGGGGCGAACGCAGCGGCTACGACTTCCGGCCGCAGATCGTCGGCGTCTTCACCGACCTGTCCGGCCCCGCGCCGCCGGGTCTGACGTTCTCGGCCACCATCGATTCCCGATACAGCACCTCTCCGACGCTGCTCAAGCTGGTCGCGATGATCGTCGGCATCGCGATGACGGTGCTCGCACTCGGTGCCCTGCACGTGCTCGACACCGCCGACGGCATGCGGCACCGCCGGTTCCTGCCGCCGCGGTGGTGGTCGATGAAGCCGCTCGACGTGGTGGTCACCGTCGTGCTGGTCTGGTGGCACTTCGTCGGCGCGAACACCTCCGACGACGGCTACATCCTGACGATGGCGCGGGTCTCCGAGCACGCCGGCTACATGGCCAACTACTACCGCTGGTTCGGCACCCCGGAGTCGCCGTTCGGCTGGTACTACGACCTGCTCGCGCTGTGGGCGCACGTCAGCACCGCGAGCGTCTGGGTGCGGCTGCCCACGCTGGTCATGGCGTTGGCGTGCTGGTGGGTGATCAGCCGCGAGGTGATCCCGCGCCTCGGGCACGCGGTGAAGACCAGTCGCGCCGCGGCGTGGACCGCGGCGGGCATGTTCCTGGCGTTCTGGCTGCCGCTCGACAACGGCCTGCGGCCCGAACCCATCATCGCGCTGGGCATCCTGCTGACGTGGTGCTCGGTCGAACGGGGCGTCGCCACCAGCCGCCTGCTCCCGGTGGCGATCGCGATCATCATCGGCGCGCTCACGCTGTTCTCCGGGCCCACCGGCATCGCGGCCGTGGGTGCGCTGCTGGTCGCGATCGGTCCGCTCAAGACGATCGTGGCGGCGCATACGTCGCGGTTCGGGCGACTGGCCCTGCTGGCGCCGATCCTCTCGGCGGCCACCGTCACGATCTTCCTCATCTTCCGCGATCAGACCTTCACCGCGGAGGTTCAGGCCAGCCTGTTCAAGTCGGCCGTCGGTCCCAGCCTGGCCTGGTTCGACGAACACATCCGCTACGAGCGACTCTTCATGGCCAGCCCCGACGGGTCGGTGGCCCGGCGCTTCGCCGTGCTCGCCCTGCTGCTCGCCCTGGCGGTGTCGGTGGCGATGTCATTGCGCAAGGGCCGAATTCCCGGCACGGCGCAGGGTCCCAGCCGTCGCATCATCGGCATCACGATCATCTCGTTCCTCGCGATGATGTTCACCCCGACCAAGTGGACGCACCACTTCGGCGTGTTCGCCGGTCTGGCCGGGTCGCTGGGCGCACTGGCCGCCGTCGCCGTCATGTCCACGGCGATGACGTCGCGGCGCAACCGCACCATCTTCGCGGCCACCGTGCTCTTCATGACGGCGTTCTCGTTCGCGAGCGTCAACGGTTGGTGGTACGTCTCCAATTTCGGCGTGCCGTGGTCGAATGCGTTCCCGCAGTACAAGTTTGGCTTCACCACCATCCTGCTGGGGCTGTCGGTGCTGACGCTCCTGCTGGCCGCGTGGCTGCACTTCACCGGCCGCGGCGACAGCCCGCCGAGCAGGCCGCGGCGGTGGTCGTGGGTGGCCCAGGCGCCGTTGACGATCGCCGTGTGGGCACTGGTGGTCTTCGAGGTCGCGTCGCTCACCATCGGGATGATCACGCAGTACCCGGCGTGGTCGGTGGGTCGGTCCAACCTCGAGGCGTTGACCGGCAAGACCTGCGGCCTGGCCACCGACGTCCTGGTCGAGCAGGACCCCAACGCGGGCATGTTGACCCCGGTGAGCGTGCCCGCGGGCCTCGCCCTCGGCGCCACGACCGCACAAGGCTTCAGCCCCAACGGAATTCCCGCCGACGTGTCGGCCGACCCCGTCGCCGAACCCCAGGGCAGCGGCAACTTCGCCGACACCGACGGCTCCGTGGTGAGCGGCGGCGAACCGGGCACCGAGGGGGGCACGACCGCCAGGGCGGGCATCAACGGCTCGCGTGCGCGACTGCCGTACGACCTCGACCCCGCGAGGACGCCGGTGATGGGCAGCTGGCGCTCGGGTCCGCAGCAGCCCGCGCAGCTGCGGTCGGCCTGGTACCGGTTGCCCGACCGGAGTCAGGCGGGACCGCTGCTGGTGGTCGCCGCGGCCGGGCGCTTCGACTACGGCGAGGTCCTCGTCCAGTGGGCCACGGACGCCCAGGCCGCGGCCGGTCAGCCTGGCGGCAGCACCGGACTCGGCGACGTCGGCGCGGTGCCCGCATGGCGCAACCTGCGCGTCCCGATGAGTGCCATCCCCAAGGAGGCCACCCAGGTGCGCCTCAGCGTCTCCGACGACGACCTCGCCCCGCAGCACTGGATCGCCGTCACCCCGCCCCGCATCCCGAAGCTGCAGACGCTGCAGGACGTCGTCGGATCCACCGACCCCGTGCTGCTGGACTGGCTGGTGGGGCTCGCCTTCCCGTGCCAGCGTCCGTTCGGCCACCAGAACGGCGTCACCGAGGTGCCCAAGTGGCGCATCCTGCCCGACCGCTTCGGCGCGGAGGCCAACTCGCCCGTCATGGACTACCTCGGTGGTGGACCGCTCGGCATCACCGAGTTGCTGGTGCGGGCCGAGCCGGTGCCCACCTATCTCAGGGACGACTGGTTCCGCGACTGGGGCGCGCTGCAGCGGCTGGTGCGCTGGTACCCCAGCGCGCAACCGGCGCGCCTCGATCTGGGCACCGCGACCCGAAGCGGCTGGTGGACACCAGGGCCCTTGCGGTTGAGCTGA
- a CDS encoding arabinosyltransferase domain-containing protein: MPARTLRLVAIIAGIAGLLLCALTPLLPVKQTTATILWPSGSGPDGLVTDVTAPLVSGAPLALDVSIPCKAVATLPAAGGVVLSTNPDGGIDAGRNGLFVRATADSVLVAFRDSVAAVAPRQAVDAGACSVLHVWANVTGVGADFVGIPGAAGTQAVEKKPQVTGVFTDLKVAAQPGLSARIDVDTRFILAPTALKTAVMVLGVLATIVSIVALALLDRRSGRRVRGAWGRFWRAGLATWLADVAVIGGLVLWHVVGAISSDDGYNTTIARVSRDAGYDANYYRYFGATEAPFDWYQSVLGHLATVSTAGVWLRLPALLAGVATWLLLSRWVIPRLGRRLAANRVAVWTGAAVFLASWLPFNNGLRPEPLIAFGALAAWVLVEYAISARRSWPAAAAIVVAMFSLTLAPQGLIALAPLLVGARAIVKVTRTRPTGVLAPIASYAAALSLVFVIVFRDQTLATVAESARIKYTVGPTISWYQEFLRYYFLTVEDSVDGSLTRRFSVLILLLCLFGLVAVLLRRGTLPGIVTAPAWRLLGTTAIGLLLLTFTPTKWAVQFGAFAGLGGALGAVTAFTFSRVGLHSRRNLALYVTALLFVLAWATSGINGWFYVGNYGVPWFDKQPLIAGHPVTSMFLVLAIAGGLLTGWLHFRIDYAGHTEVANTRRNRVLASTPLLVVATLMVLLEVGSMVKGAVVRYPAYTTAKANVDAITSGLGPTSCAMADAVLVEADPNAGLLQPIPGQKFGPDGPLGGSDPVGFTPNGVSDTLLPPEPVTANPGTVNSPGSPDKPNSGIGFSAGTGGGYGPPGVNGSRVFLPFGLDPARTPVMGSYGENTAAAKATSAWYALPARTPDRPIVVVSAAGAISSSDEEGNFNYGQSLKLEWGVRNSDGSFRGLGLAPPIDPLVPQRAWRNLRFPLAAAPPEANAARIVADDPNLSTDQWFAFTPPRVPSLQTAQQFLGSSTPVLMDIATGANFPCQHPATQHLGIAELPEYRILPNAKQVVVSSNQWQSADDGGPFLYIQALLRTSTVPTYLSGDWYRDWGTIERYDRIVPPSAAPNAAVEQGVQTVYGWTRRGPIRALPLETDS; this comes from the coding sequence GTGCCCGCCAGGACCCTTCGACTCGTCGCGATCATCGCGGGTATCGCAGGACTCCTGCTCTGCGCCCTCACCCCGCTCCTTCCCGTCAAGCAGACGACGGCCACCATCCTGTGGCCCTCGGGCTCAGGACCCGACGGACTCGTCACCGACGTGACCGCGCCCCTGGTGTCCGGTGCGCCGCTCGCGCTCGACGTCAGCATCCCGTGCAAGGCCGTCGCGACGCTGCCCGCCGCGGGCGGCGTCGTCCTGTCGACCAATCCCGACGGCGGCATCGACGCGGGCCGCAACGGCCTGTTCGTCCGGGCCACCGCCGACAGCGTCCTCGTCGCGTTCCGTGACTCCGTCGCCGCCGTCGCGCCACGTCAGGCCGTCGACGCGGGGGCCTGCAGCGTGCTGCACGTCTGGGCCAACGTCACCGGCGTCGGCGCGGACTTCGTCGGCATCCCCGGCGCCGCCGGCACCCAGGCCGTCGAGAAGAAGCCCCAGGTGACCGGCGTCTTCACCGATCTGAAGGTCGCCGCGCAGCCGGGGTTGTCGGCCCGCATCGACGTCGACACGCGGTTCATCCTGGCGCCGACCGCACTCAAGACCGCGGTGATGGTGCTTGGCGTGCTGGCCACCATCGTGTCGATCGTCGCGCTGGCGCTGCTGGATCGGCGTTCGGGCCGCCGGGTCCGCGGCGCGTGGGGCCGGTTCTGGCGGGCCGGGCTGGCGACCTGGTTGGCCGACGTCGCGGTCATCGGCGGGCTGGTCCTGTGGCACGTCGTCGGCGCGATCTCCTCCGACGACGGCTACAACACCACGATTGCGCGCGTGTCCCGCGACGCCGGGTACGACGCGAACTACTACCGCTACTTCGGCGCGACCGAAGCGCCGTTCGACTGGTACCAGTCGGTGCTGGGCCACCTCGCCACCGTCAGCACGGCCGGCGTGTGGTTGCGCCTGCCCGCGCTGCTGGCCGGCGTGGCCACGTGGTTGCTGCTCAGCCGCTGGGTGATCCCCCGGCTCGGCAGGCGGCTGGCGGCCAACCGGGTGGCGGTCTGGACCGGCGCCGCGGTCTTCCTGGCCAGCTGGCTACCGTTCAACAACGGCCTGCGGCCCGAGCCGCTGATCGCGTTCGGCGCGCTGGCGGCGTGGGTGCTCGTCGAGTACGCGATCAGCGCCCGCCGGTCCTGGCCGGCCGCCGCGGCCATCGTCGTCGCGATGTTCAGCCTGACCCTGGCTCCGCAGGGCCTGATCGCGCTGGCGCCCCTGCTGGTCGGCGCCCGGGCCATCGTCAAGGTCACCAGGACCAGGCCCACCGGGGTGCTCGCACCCATCGCCAGCTACGCGGCGGCGCTGTCGCTGGTCTTCGTCATCGTCTTCCGCGATCAGACGCTGGCCACCGTCGCCGAGTCCGCGCGGATCAAGTACACCGTCGGCCCGACCATCTCCTGGTACCAGGAGTTCCTGCGCTACTACTTCCTCACCGTCGAGGACAGCGTCGACGGTTCGCTGACCCGGCGCTTCTCGGTGCTGATCCTGCTGCTGTGCCTGTTCGGTCTGGTGGCGGTGCTGCTGCGCCGTGGCACGTTGCCGGGCATCGTCACCGCGCCGGCGTGGCGGTTGCTCGGGACGACGGCCATCGGCCTGCTGCTGCTGACGTTCACGCCGACGAAGTGGGCCGTGCAGTTCGGCGCGTTCGCCGGTCTCGGCGGCGCGCTGGGCGCCGTCACCGCGTTCACGTTCTCCCGCGTCGGGCTGCACAGCCGACGCAACCTCGCGCTGTACGTCACGGCCCTGCTGTTCGTCCTCGCGTGGGCGACGTCGGGCATCAACGGCTGGTTCTACGTCGGCAACTACGGGGTGCCGTGGTTCGACAAGCAGCCGTTGATCGCGGGCCATCCCGTCACGTCGATGTTCCTGGTGCTCGCCATCGCGGGCGGACTGCTGACCGGCTGGCTGCACTTCCGCATCGACTACGCCGGTCACACCGAGGTCGCCAACACGCGGCGCAACCGGGTGCTGGCCTCCACGCCGCTACTCGTGGTGGCCACGCTGATGGTGCTGCTCGAGGTCGGGTCGATGGTCAAGGGCGCCGTCGTCCGCTACCCCGCCTACACCACGGCCAAGGCCAACGTCGATGCGATCACGTCGGGGCTGGGCCCGACCAGCTGCGCGATGGCCGACGCCGTCCTCGTCGAAGCCGACCCCAATGCTGGCCTGCTGCAACCGATTCCGGGACAGAAGTTCGGTCCGGACGGGCCACTCGGCGGGTCGGACCCCGTCGGCTTCACCCCCAACGGCGTCAGCGACACCCTGCTGCCGCCCGAGCCCGTCACCGCCAACCCCGGCACCGTCAACTCCCCCGGCTCACCCGACAAGCCGAACTCGGGCATCGGCTTCTCCGCGGGCACCGGCGGTGGTTACGGGCCGCCCGGCGTCAACGGGTCGCGGGTGTTCCTGCCGTTCGGGCTCGACCCGGCGCGCACCCCTGTGATGGGAAGCTACGGCGAGAACACCGCGGCCGCCAAGGCGACGTCGGCCTGGTATGCGCTGCCGGCCCGCACGCCCGACCGTCCCATCGTCGTCGTGTCGGCCGCGGGCGCCATCTCGTCGTCGGACGAAGAGGGCAACTTCAACTACGGCCAGTCGCTGAAACTCGAATGGGGCGTGCGCAATTCGGACGGCTCGTTCCGCGGGCTCGGGCTGGCGCCGCCCATCGACCCGCTGGTGCCGCAGCGGGCGTGGCGCAACCTGCGCTTCCCGCTGGCCGCCGCGCCGCCGGAGGCCAACGCCGCCCGCATCGTGGCCGACGACCCGAACCTGTCCACCGATCAGTGGTTCGCCTTCACCCCGCCGCGCGTCCCCTCCCTGCAGACCGCGCAGCAGTTCCTGGGGTCGTCGACCCCGGTGCTGATGGACATCGCGACGGGTGCGAACTTCCCCTGCCAGCACCCGGCCACGCAGCACCTCGGCATCGCCGAACTGCCCGAGTACCGGATCCTGCCCAACGCCAAGCAGGTCGTCGTGTCGTCGAACCAGTGGCAGTCCGCTGACGACGGCGGCCCGTTCCTCTACATTCAGGCCCTGCTGCGCACCTCGACCGTGCCGACCTACCTCAGCGGTGATTGGTATCGCGACTGGGGCACCATCGAGCGCTACGACCGCATCGTGCCACCGTCCGCCGCGCCGAACGCCGCCGTCGAGCAGGGCGTGCAGACGGTGTACGGCTGGACCCGCCGCGGCCCGATCCGCGCCCTGCCCCTGGAAACGGACTCATGA